The bacterium nucleotide sequence AAGTTCTGAAAGTTTTTTATGCCATGGAAGAATATATTTTTTGAAAAATTCTGGTGGTAAAAGCATTTGTGTTTTAAATCCCATATCATCTCCTTGAAAAATCCCTATAATTTTTTCTTTTTCAATAAACTTTTTAGTTGCTTTATATATTATTTCTCCAATTTTTTCAGAAGTTTTCTTTACAATTTCTTCATTATCATAAATTAAATAACATAGATTTTCAAAACCAAATAAAAACATTAAGGTCTCAAAAATTCCCTGAGAAATACATAGAAAAATACCCATATTTTCAGGTAAAATTTCGGAGAGATATTCATAAACCCAGATATCTACCTTTTCAGGTTCAGGCCAGGTATAATTTTCAAAATCATTCCAGTTTTTTATAACACCTTCTTTTTCCTCAGCCCATTTTCTTTTGCCTTTTGAGAACAGAGAAGTATCATCTGTTTCTCTTTTCGGTATTTCAAATTTTAGGTTTGAAGTAAATCTGAAATCAGAACTTAATCTTATTGTGTCAAATCCAAGTTTGTAATATAAATTTACAACATTTTGAATTGCTTTTTTCTGTGTTTCATAATCAATGGGTTCAATCCATTTTATTCCAAAATAATCTTCCAATAAAAATTTTAGAATTTCTTTATCAATATGTAGTTCCGCACAATGTATTCTACTTCCCTTAACTTCTCTTAAAAGAACTTTTTTAAAATCATTTAAATCTGGTTCAGGAAATTTTATTTTCATTTGAAACTATTATACAGGATTAAAATAATAAGGTAAAATTAAAAAAATGGAAAAGGAAATAAAAAGATATAGAATAAGACCAAAAACTTACCTGTGTTTAACTCCTGAAGAAGCAATTACAACTGGAATAAGTACAGGAGAACAAATAATTGAGGAATTAATACTTGTTAGAGAATTTACACTTTCTGCTTATATGTATGGAGTTACAAGAAACCTGCCAGAAGAAGAATTAAAAAAAATGAAAGTAGAAGAGAGGGGAGAGAAATTATTTGAAAGCAGGAAAGAAGCTATAAATTATCTAAAAGAAAAAGGAGAAAAATTTTTTTCTCTTTATATAGTTAAAGAAACAAGAATGTTTCCGAGAGAAGAAATAAAATGGGATGAAACAGAAAAATCAATTGAGGATTTTCTGTCCCAGTTAAAAGAATTTGAAAAATAAAACTTAATAAATTCTGAGGTTTCTAAAAAAATTTTTGAAAGTTTTTTGTAAATTTAAAATATTTTCTTAAAACAGGAGAATTAAATGATTGAGAAATATTTTAAATTCAGAGAAAGGGGCACGGATTTAAAAACAGAAATTATCGCAGGAATTACAACTTTTATAACAATGGCATATATAATTTTTGTCCAGCCAGCGGTTTTATCACAAGGAGGAATGGATTTTGGAGCAGTTATGGTAGCAACATGTTTTTCATCCGCAATTGCGACTTTAATTATGGGTTTATATGCAAATTATCCAATTGCTCTTGCTCCTGGTATGGGAGAAAATTTTTATTTTGTTTATACTGTTATTCTTGGAATGGGCATTGCATGGCAAAAGGTTCTTGGAGCAGTTTTTATTTCTGGTATTCTTTTTATAATTCTTTCTCTCTGGAAAGTAAGAGAAAAACTTGTTGAGAATGTCCCTTCTTCTTTACAATGTGGAATAGCAGGTGGAATTGGTTTATTTATTGCATTAATTGGGTTTATACAGAGTGGAATTGTCCAGAAGGGCGGAGTTGTTTTAACAATGGGTAATATTTATCAAAAAGAAGTAATTTTGTCAATAATCGGACTTATAATAATGGGGACTCTTATGGCTTTAAAGGTAAAGGGAAACATTTTAATTGGAATGATTATAACTGCAATAATAGGAATTTGTTCAGGAATAATAAAGTATGAGGGGATAATTGGGAAAATTCCTTCTATTGCTCCAACATTCATGAAACTTGATGTTATTGGTGCTTTAAGAGAAGGGATTTTTACAGTAATTTTCGTTTTTCTTTTTATGGATTTATTTGATACTGTTGGAACAGCAATAGGAGTTGGAGAGGCGGGTGGATTTATAAAAAATGGGAAATTCCCAAAGGTTGAGAGAGTTTTATTATCAGATGCAGTAGGAACTGTTGTTGGTGCAATTTTTGGGACAAGTACAGTGACAAGTTATATTGAAAGTGCAAGTGGAATATCTGTTGGAGGGAGGACTGGTTTTGCTTCTGTAATCACTGCAGTTTTGTTTTTACTCTCTTTATTTTTCTATCCTTTTGTAAAGATGATTGGGACAGGAATTCAAACAGTTGGTGGTATAACCTTATATCCTGTAACAGCACCTGCTTTAATTATTGTTGGAAGTTTAATAATACCAACTATAAGAAAAATAAAATGGGATGACCCAACAGAATCAATTCCTGCCTTTCTTTCCTTTGTTGGAATTCCTTTCACATATAACATAGGAGAAGGAATTGCTTTTGGATTTATATCCTATTTCCTTTTAAAACTTTTCACAGGTAAATACAGAAATTTAAATCCTGTTGTTATTATTGTTGCAGTTGCTTTCATTTTAAGATTTATTCTTTTAAAAAATTAAAATTATTTTACTTCCCATTTTTTAATTAATGAAACTTTTCTAAGTATATTTTCGTCTAAATAAAAAAGGGAGATAAAAAATGACTTGCTGGTTTTTTGATAGAGGTGGGAATTCTCTGAAAGATGCAGTAATAATATATGCTGACAGTTTTGTTGAAAGGATAGGTATTATATTTGATTATTTGAGTTTAAAACATGGAAAGATAGGTTCTGACTGGAGAGTTTTCAGTATTCAACGAATTCGTGATAAAGATAGAAATTACGAAATCTGGAGTATAGAAATTTATAAAGAAAGAAAGATAAAGGAGATTAAGACATATTATTTTGAAATTTCAGGAGTTAAAAATTCAAAAAAAACTGAAACTTTTTTTAAGTTCCTTTCCTGAATAAAAATTGAATCTTTCTACATAAGGTCTTCTTCAACTCTTATAAAAACAGTGGGATTTTTTATTACATCCAGTTTATCTATTTCCTTTATTGCTTTTTTTACATTTTTTTCCTTTGCTTTATGAGTTAGCATTACTATAGGAACCGCTTTTTCTGGATTGTCCTGTTTTTGAATTACAGATAAAATACTTATATCATTATCTCCAAGAATTTTTGCTATTTTTGCAAGAACTCCAGGTTTATCAATTGCTGTAAATCTGAAATAATATTTTGTTTCAATTTCTTCAAATGGTTTTAAAGAGATGATATCTTCTGACACAAAATTTTCTTTAACAAAACCTTCAGAAACAATCTTTTTACTTATATCCACAACGTCACCTATTACAGAACTAGTTGCTGCATTTCCTCCTGCTCCTTCTCCATAAAAAAGTGATTTTCCAATTAAATCACCTTCAACATAAACAGCATTATTAACACCTTCAACTAGAGATAAAAGATGAGTTTTTGGAAGCAGAGCAGGGTGAACTCTTATTTCTATTTGATTTTTTTCTTTTCTACATACTCCAAGCAGTTTAATTCTATACCCAAAATCACTCGCAAATTTTATATCAATTGTTTGTATTTTATCTATTCCTTCAACATAAATTTCTTCAGCAGAAAAAAGTTCTCCATAGGTGATGTATGTAAGTATTAAAATTTTGTGAAGGGTGTCATAACCTTTTATGTCAAGAGTTGGGTCTGCTTCCGCATATCCAAGTTTTTTTGCTTCCTCAATCCCTTTTTCAAAATCAATTCCCTTATGATACATTTCTGAAAGGATATAATTTGTTGTTCCATTAAGTATACCAAGAATTTTTGTTATTTTATTTCCTGTAAAACTTTCTTTTAATGCTTTTATAATTGGTATTGCTCCTGCAACACTTCCTTCAAAACCAATATATACATTTTTTTCTTTCGCTTTTTTAAATAATTCCTTTCCATATTTTGATAATAATGCTTTATTTGCTGTAACAATAGATTTTCCATTTTTAATTGCCTTTGTAACAAATTCGTAAGCATAATCTGTTCCTCCGATTAATTCAACGACTATATCAATATTTTTATTTTCAATTATTTCATCAGGGGATTCAGCAGAGATATCTTTAAATTGATTGAGTTTTCCTTTATCCTTATCAAAAACTTTTAAAATATTTATCTCAATTCCTGTTTTTTCTTTTATAATATTTTTTCTTGAAATTAATTTTTTTATAAAACTTGAACCAACAGTTCCACAACCAATAAC carries:
- a CDS encoding homoserine dehydrogenase, with product MKKKSINIGVIGCGTVGSSFIKKLISRKNIIKEKTGIEINILKVFDKDKGKLNQFKDISAESPDEIIENKNIDIVVELIGGTDYAYEFVTKAIKNGKSIVTANKALLSKYGKELFKKAKEKNVYIGFEGSVAGAIPIIKALKESFTGNKITKILGILNGTTNYILSEMYHKGIDFEKGIEEAKKLGYAEADPTLDIKGYDTLHKILILTYITYGELFSAEEIYVEGIDKIQTIDIKFASDFGYRIKLLGVCRKEKNQIEIRVHPALLPKTHLLSLVEGVNNAVYVEGDLIGKSLFYGEGAGGNAATSSVIGDVVDISKKIVSEGFVKENFVSEDIISLKPFEEIETKYYFRFTAIDKPGVLAKIAKILGDNDISILSVIQKQDNPEKAVPIVMLTHKAKEKNVKKAIKEIDKLDVIKNPTVFIRVEEDLM
- a CDS encoding NCS2 family permease; its protein translation is MIEKYFKFRERGTDLKTEIIAGITTFITMAYIIFVQPAVLSQGGMDFGAVMVATCFSSAIATLIMGLYANYPIALAPGMGENFYFVYTVILGMGIAWQKVLGAVFISGILFIILSLWKVREKLVENVPSSLQCGIAGGIGLFIALIGFIQSGIVQKGGVVLTMGNIYQKEVILSIIGLIIMGTLMALKVKGNILIGMIITAIIGICSGIIKYEGIIGKIPSIAPTFMKLDVIGALREGIFTVIFVFLFMDLFDTVGTAIGVGEAGGFIKNGKFPKVERVLLSDAVGTVVGAIFGTSTVTSYIESASGISVGGRTGFASVITAVLFLLSLFFYPFVKMIGTGIQTVGGITLYPVTAPALIIVGSLIIPTIRKIKWDDPTESIPAFLSFVGIPFTYNIGEGIAFGFISYFLLKLFTGKYRNLNPVVIIVAVAFILRFILLKN
- a CDS encoding uroporphyrinogen decarboxylase family protein; translation: MKIKFPEPDLNDFKKVLLREVKGSRIHCAELHIDKEILKFLLEDYFGIKWIEPIDYETQKKAIQNVVNLYYKLGFDTIRLSSDFRFTSNLKFEIPKRETDDTSLFSKGKRKWAEEKEGVIKNWNDFENYTWPEPEKVDIWVYEYLSEILPENMGIFLCISQGIFETLMFLFGFENLCYLIYDNEEIVKKTSEKIGEIIYKATKKFIEKEKIIGIFQGDDMGFKTQMLLPPEFFKKYILPWHKKLSELAHQNGKIYVLHSCGNIEPIMDDLINEVEIDAKHSFEDEILPVWKFKEKYGEKIGIIGGVDIGKLCTLKENDLRKYIRKILEKCAGSGYILGSGNSIANYIPPENFIIMLEEGYSFKI